The Alistipes megaguti sequence GCCGTGCATCTGACGGCTCCGCTCTTCGGAAATCAGATCGAAAATCCGGGAATCTCTTTTCATGTTCTTTTATCAAGGGTTATTGAGTGATTTTTTTCAGTTCCACGACGCTGGCCACCCCTTCGCAAACGGGAATCTCCTGCCGCACGAGGCCGATGCCCGGGGCCATCCACTGGATCATGCGGCCCGCAACCTCCTGGTCACCCAGAGTCGTGAGGGTGCAGAACTCGAGGCGCACGGCGTCGAACTTTCCGGCCGGCGTGCGGATCGGTCCGCAGGAGGCAACGCGCACGCTGTCCGAACGCACGGAGAGGGTCGTGCGTTCGTCCCCGCGCGTTCCCGAGACCGAGAATCCGAAGCCCGGAAAGAGATCGCCCGGATTCATCTCGGCGGGCAAGGCCAGATTCCGGGTTCGAAAATCCACATCCCGCACCTGCAGCGTATCGAGCAGGGCCTGCATCTCTGCCGGGACTTCGATCTGCAGAACCGTCGAATCGGGATAGATCCGCCAGCGTTCGACGATCGGATTATTCTCTTTGGTGTAGGTCAGGGTAATTTCGCCGTTGTCGTCCGACGCGACAAGTTTGTCGAGCGTGCCTGTCCGTACACCGCCGATCGACTCTTCGTAGATCAGGCGCCGGCCGGCCGTGGTGCAGATCCACGGTTCAGCGGCCGACGCAACGGCGGCTGTGAGGATCATCAACGGCAGTATGAAGCGCTTCATCGGGCAGGCATGCTTTTCGGACAGTAAAGATAAGCAATTTTGACGAAATTCATCTCCCGAACGTGTCATTAAGAACGGGTTTCGGATATTTTTCCTATCTTTGCGCTGCAAAATTGGTTGATATTACCTTTAAAATAATACGATTATGAAATTGCTCGAAGGAAAAGTGGCCGTCATCACCGGTGCCGCACGCGGTATCGGCAAGGCCATCGCTCTGAAATTCGCTTCGGAAGGTGCCGACGTCGCCTTCACCGATCTGGTGATCGACGAGAACGGAAAGGCTACCGAGGCCGAAATCGCCGCCCTCGGCGTCAAGGCCAAAGGCTATGCCTCGAACGCCGCCAACTTCGAAGAGACCCATCAGGTCATCAAGCAGATCCTGGAGGACTTCGGCCGCATCGACATCCTGGTCAACAACGCCGGAATCACGAAGGACGGGCTGATGATGCGCATGTCCGAGGCGCAGTGGGATGCCGTGCTGACGGTCAACCTCAAGTCGGCATTCAACTTCATCCACGCCGTGATGCCGATCATGGCCCGTCAGAAGAGCGGCTCGATCATCAACATGTCGTCCGTCGTCGGCGTGAGCGGCAATGCCGGGCAGTGCAACTACTCCGCCTCGAAGGCCGGTATGATCGGTCTGGCCAAGTCGATCGCCAAGGAGATGGGTTCGCGCGGCATCCGTGCCAACTGCATCGCCCCGGGTTTCATCATGACCGACATGACCGACAAGCTCCCCGACTCGGTCAAGGAGGAGTGGTACAAGCAGATTCCGCTGCGTCGCGGCGGTACGCCCGAGGAGGTCGCCAAGGTGGCCCTGTTCCTCGCGTCGGATCTCTCGTCGTATGTCAGCGGCCAGGTGATCCACTGCTGCGGTGCCATGAACTGCTAAACCACCGGTGGAGGGGGGCTAACCCCTTTTTTTGGGGGCTAACCCTTTCTTACGGACTTTTTTCGGAGCGTTTCCTTGGAGGCGCTCCGTTTTTTGTGTCCGGATCCGAAGATCGGACAAATGGTTGCGTTTTTGTCCCACAGGTTGCCAATTTTACTCCAAAGGGTTGGCGCTGACAAATTTTTCGCTATATTTGGAGAATATAGGATGCGCCTCGGCAATGCAAAAAATCAGCAAGCTGTTTTTTGGCGTTGCGCTCGCCTTTCACTATATTTGTCCAATGCGGAAGCCGGCCGAGCGTCGTGCCGGGTTTCCGCCAGACCACTCAGTTGCAGTATGAAACGATTCGTGATCCTTTTGGCGGCCGTTGCGGCTCTGCATGGCGCCGTTTCGGCCCAGGAGGCCACCCTTCCGAGTCCCGATGCCAAGGCCATCGGCATGGGCGGCGTGATGATGACCACGCTCTCCAGTTCGCATGCCATCTACAACAACCCGGCGCTGGTCGCCTTCTCGATGACCCCGTCGCAGATATCCTCCTCCTACTACGGTCAGGGACAATTCGACTACTATGCCGTCTCGGGAAGCTGCCGCATCAACGTCTCCAATATCGTGCAGGCCGGCTGGCGGCAATATCTGCGCGAAAACGGCAACAACGACATGGCCGTCGATCTGGGATACACGCGGCGGATCAACGAACGGTGGGCCGTCGGTATCGTGGGACGCTATCTGCATCTGCGACGTCCCGACGCTTCGGCCGATGCCCTGGCCGCCGACGTGAGCGTCGCCTATCAACTGCCGCTGGAGATCGGCAGCTACTCCACGCTGCGGGCCGGCGCCAAACTGGCCAATCTCGGTGCGTATCTCTCCGATACCGACCACTCGCTGCCCGTCGATCTCACGGCCGGCGCAGCCCTCGATACGTTCCTCAGCGATGCCCACGAAATCACGGTCGGCGCCGATCTGGGCTACTATTTCTACCCGAAGGATGTCCGGGGCTACCAGATGTCACTCGGCGTGGAGTACAACCTCATGCAGCTCGTCCAGTTCCGGGGCGGCTATCACTACGGCGAACAGCGCTATTACTATCCCAGCTACTGGTCGGCAGGCGTCGGGGTGCGCATCCTGCATCTGCGTCTCGACTTCGCCTACCTTTTCGCCAAGAAGGAGACTCTGTTGCGCAACACCTACAGTCTGAGTTTCGGCTTCGACTTCTGAGACGGTGCCGCCGGGCCGGTGATACAGGGAGGAGCGGATCCTGTGCCAGGATGAATGCTCAATCCTTCCGACGCCGAATATCCTCCAGCAAACCCTCGCAACCGTCCTCCAACAGGTTCAGCACCAGCTCGAACCCGTCGTGACCTTCGTAATAGGGGTCGGGAACGTAGCTCCAGTCGGGATGATGACGGCAGAAATCGGTCATGCGGTAGATCTTCTGCGCCGCGGCCCGCGACGGAGCCATCCGGTGAAGCGTTTCGTAATTCATGTCGTCCATGACGATGATCCGGTCGAAACGGTCGAGATCCTCCTCCCGAATCTGACGGGCCCGGTGGGTCAATGCATACCCCCGGCGGGCTGCGGCGCTGCGCATCCGAGGATCGGGCAGGTCACCCCGATGACCGCCGTACGTGCCGGCCG is a genomic window containing:
- the fabG gene encoding 3-oxoacyl-[acyl-carrier-protein] reductase; this encodes MKLLEGKVAVITGAARGIGKAIALKFASEGADVAFTDLVIDENGKATEAEIAALGVKAKGYASNAANFEETHQVIKQILEDFGRIDILVNNAGITKDGLMMRMSEAQWDAVLTVNLKSAFNFIHAVMPIMARQKSGSIINMSSVVGVSGNAGQCNYSASKAGMIGLAKSIAKEMGSRGIRANCIAPGFIMTDMTDKLPDSVKEEWYKQIPLRRGGTPEEVAKVALFLASDLSSYVSGQVIHCCGAMNC
- a CDS encoding PorV/PorQ family protein is translated as MKRFVILLAAVAALHGAVSAQEATLPSPDAKAIGMGGVMMTTLSSSHAIYNNPALVAFSMTPSQISSSYYGQGQFDYYAVSGSCRINVSNIVQAGWRQYLRENGNNDMAVDLGYTRRINERWAVGIVGRYLHLRRPDASADALAADVSVAYQLPLEIGSYSTLRAGAKLANLGAYLSDTDHSLPVDLTAGAALDTFLSDAHEITVGADLGYYFYPKDVRGYQMSLGVEYNLMQLVQFRGGYHYGEQRYYYPSYWSAGVGVRILHLRLDFAYLFAKKETLLRNTYSLSFGFDF
- a CDS encoding low molecular weight protein-tyrosine-phosphatase; the encoded protein is MKTRVLFVCLGNICRSPAAEGILRDRIERAGLADAIEVDSAGTYGGHRGDLPDPRMRSAAARRGYALTHRARQIREEDLDRFDRIIVMDDMNYETLHRMAPSRAAAQKIYRMTDFCRHHPDWSYVPDPYYEGHDGFELVLNLLEDGCEGLLEDIRRRKD